The bacterium genome contains the following window.
CATGTTCTCTCCCCCACAGTCGGAGACTGTGGGCTAGTCGTCCAAAGGTACAAGGACAAGGAGTCGTCCGCCGTCCGAGAGCGGCCGCTCTTCCAGCAAACGTACTCCCAATCTGCCGAGATCTCCTTCAGCACGCCAGCTTTGTCCCTTCCAGAGAATCCAGCGCCCCGCTGGAGCGAGAAATCGCCAGGTCCAGGGGATCAGCTCGGGTAGGTCGGCTACGGCACGGGCGATGATAATGTCGTAGACAGACTCGTGTTCCTTGCCAAGTTCCTCTGCACGAACGTTGAAAACGTTGATGTTAGAAAGAAATGTTTCACGTGAAACACGGCTCAGGAACGAGGCTTTCCGCTCGTTAGACTCGACCAGCGAGAGCCGAACATCCGGCCGGGCCAGCGCCAGCGGAAGGGCCGGAAATCCCCCACCGGAACCGACGTCCAAAACCGATCCCGAATCGGGAAACAGGTCCAGGGCTTCAAGACTGGGAACGGCATGACGCTCAAGGAGCCGCTCGCGGTCGGACTGGGAGACCAGAGCCAATCCCGCCGTCCGCACACGCTCTAGGTAGTGGGCGAGCTGCTCCCAGCGGTCATCCTCCGTTGACCATCCCAAGTGCGACAGTCTTGCTCGCAAACCACGCGCTGTGATTATGTCCGCTGATTGTTTCACGTGAAACACTCCATAGGTAGTGCCGCACGGCTGTGCGCTCTCATCATAATATCCCCGATTTC
Protein-coding sequences here:
- the rsmG gene encoding 16S rRNA (guanine(527)-N(7))-methyltransferase RsmG, producing MGWSTEDDRWEQLAHYLERVRTAGLALVSQSDRERLLERHAVPSLEALDLFPDSGSVLDVGSGGGFPALPLALARPDVRLSLVESNERKASFLSRVSRETFLSNINVFNVRAEELGKEHESVYDIIIARAVADLPELIPWTWRFLAPAGRWILWKGQSWRAEGDLGRLGVRLLEERPLSDGGRLLVLVPLDD